The Chlamydiales bacterium genome has a segment encoding these proteins:
- a CDS encoding HAD family phosphatase, producing MKENILGIIFDCDGTLVDTEHAHFLSWQKAVHKRGMPFSKEEYAPFAGNNAIHVSRKLQEKLPTDSPEAIYHDKHQAYQEFHKSGIPLIERTVRFLRVLIERREELQIKLAVASAAPKRELLNNLEHLGLTHAFEAIVSGEDDLSHISDPEGVNKPKPYIYLHTAGLLGLKPSRCVAFEDSRTGVLAAVSAGLITFAVPNAYTSQHDLSSATFLIDPQAEIDVDEFFRKVRSRIN from the coding sequence TTGAAAGAGAATATTTTAGGAATTATTTTTGACTGCGATGGGACGCTGGTCGACACGGAGCATGCTCACTTTTTAAGCTGGCAGAAGGCTGTGCATAAACGGGGGATGCCCTTCTCGAAAGAGGAGTATGCGCCATTTGCGGGCAATAATGCGATTCACGTCTCTCGCAAGCTGCAGGAGAAGCTGCCGACGGACTCTCCCGAGGCGATCTACCACGACAAGCACCAGGCCTATCAAGAGTTTCATAAAAGCGGAATCCCCTTAATCGAGCGCACGGTTCGCTTTCTGCGTGTGCTCATCGAAAGAAGAGAGGAGCTTCAGATCAAGCTTGCGGTGGCCTCTGCAGCACCTAAACGAGAGCTGCTAAACAACCTCGAGCATCTGGGGCTCACACACGCCTTTGAAGCGATCGTTTCAGGCGAGGATGATCTTTCGCATATTTCCGATCCAGAAGGCGTGAATAAGCCTAAGCCCTACATCTACCTGCATACAGCAGGGCTTCTCGGCCTTAAGCCTTCGCGCTGCGTGGCATTTGAAGATAGCCGCACAGGCGTGCTTGCAGCTGTCAGTGCAGGTCTTATCACCTTTGCTGTTCCGAACGCCTATACAAGCCAGCACGACCTTTCAAGCGCAACATTTCTGATCGACCCTCAAGCGGAGATCGATGT